From the genome of Colwellia psychrerythraea 34H, one region includes:
- a CDS encoding site-specific integrase, protein MASVTIDKRQKANGDFSYRCTVRVKKNGAIIHRESRTFSKKELANTWGRIRKDDIELNSIILQEKKISIAELIDLYINDADLWGNTGRTKRYVIDMLRDSPIASVLANELKTSDLISHCRMRRDAGAGGATVYHDIAYLRSIMKKALPVFDVKANWKIFEDAVPVLIDMKLVGKSQKRTRRPTENELERLIEALTERQKQQSSKIPFVDILNFSILTCMRIGEVCKIKWEDLNHEHKTVIVRDRKDPRKKEGNHMIVPLLAGSYDIVKKQLETDERIFPYASASVSAGFQRVRNTLGITDLRYHDLRREGASRLFEKGYSIEEVAQVTGHRNLNILWQVYTQLFPHKLHDKFAEE, encoded by the coding sequence ATGGCATCAGTAACAATTGATAAACGCCAAAAGGCAAACGGAGATTTCAGCTATCGATGTACAGTTCGAGTAAAAAAGAATGGTGCGATTATACATAGGGAATCCAGAACATTCAGTAAAAAAGAATTAGCGAATACTTGGGGAAGAATCAGAAAAGACGATATTGAGCTAAACAGTATTATTCTTCAAGAAAAGAAAATTTCAATTGCTGAATTGATAGACCTATATATCAACGATGCCGATTTATGGGGAAACACTGGAAGAACTAAACGATACGTAATCGATATGTTACGGGATTCTCCTATTGCATCAGTTTTAGCAAATGAGCTTAAAACTAGTGATTTAATAAGCCACTGCAGAATGCGTCGGGATGCAGGGGCTGGAGGTGCGACTGTTTATCATGATATTGCATATTTACGAAGCATAATGAAGAAAGCTCTTCCCGTTTTTGATGTAAAAGCAAATTGGAAAATATTTGAAGATGCAGTTCCTGTATTAATTGACATGAAGCTTGTTGGCAAGAGCCAAAAGCGTACACGCAGACCCACAGAAAATGAATTGGAAAGGCTTATAGAAGCACTAACAGAAAGACAGAAGCAACAAAGTAGTAAAATCCCCTTTGTTGATATTCTTAATTTTTCCATACTGACATGTATGAGAATAGGTGAAGTCTGTAAAATTAAATGGGAAGATTTAAATCATGAACACAAAACGGTAATTGTAAGAGACAGAAAAGACCCAAGGAAGAAAGAGGGTAACCATATGATCGTGCCGTTATTAGCTGGTTCATACGACATAGTGAAAAAGCAATTAGAAACAGATGAGAGAATCTTTCCTTATGCCTCTGCCTCCGTATCAGCAGGGTTTCAGCGTGTTAGAAATACTTTAGGCATAACTGACTTAAGATATCATGACTTAAGACGAGAGGGCGCATCTAGGCTGTTTGAAAAAGGTTATAGCATTGAAGAAGTGGCACAAGTCACAGGACATAGAAATTTGAATATACTTTGGCAAGTATATACGCAGTTATTCCCTCATAAACTGCATGATAAATTTGCCGAAGAATAA
- a CDS encoding PEP-CTERM sorting domain-containing protein: MKFKFLKGTFASLALACCSLANAGLIIGADSVTAPNSNGSALAVNIINQNGLSQNYTSGVTDFDTFLSTATHNNSCGSNCWANVPNVIFPINLDFSLGGLFELESIGIWNYHGALGLNEFELFAADNSSFLGSTSLGTFNVGMESSSAVASGQSFSFASTNASFIRMKLNSNYGSTGQVAIGEVVFEKASSTDIPEPSTLAIFALGMIGLASRRFKKQS, from the coding sequence ATGAAATTTAAATTTTTAAAAGGTACTTTTGCAAGTCTTGCGTTAGCTTGTTGTAGTTTAGCCAATGCCGGACTTATTATTGGTGCTGATTCCGTAACCGCGCCTAATTCAAATGGTTCTGCTTTGGCAGTCAATATAATCAACCAAAATGGTTTAAGTCAGAACTATACTTCAGGTGTAACTGATTTCGATACGTTTCTATCCACAGCTACACATAATAATTCTTGCGGGAGTAACTGCTGGGCGAATGTTCCCAATGTTATTTTCCCTATCAATCTTGATTTTTCTTTAGGTGGTTTATTTGAATTAGAAAGTATAGGAATTTGGAACTATCATGGTGCACTGGGACTTAATGAATTCGAGTTATTTGCAGCAGACAACTCCAGTTTTTTAGGTTCAACCTCACTTGGGACATTTAACGTAGGTATGGAGTCTAGTTCCGCTGTAGCTTCGGGGCAAAGCTTTTCTTTTGCTTCTACCAACGCTTCATTTATTAGAATGAAACTTAATTCAAATTACGGTAGTACTGGGCAAGTCGCTATTGGTGAAGTGGTATTCGAGAAAGCTTCATCTACTGATATTCCAGAGCCTTCTACACTTGCAATTTTTGCATTAGGAATGATTGGTTTAGCATCACGTAGATTTAAGAAACAATCTTAA
- a CDS encoding zonular occludens toxin family protein has product MATKVFHGPPGSYKSSTAMWFEIVPALRIGRVVVTNLQGIKTLEEIQRELKEVFPSTARLLRISIGNDTGMLLMRNFFHWLPIGALIFLDEIQDIYPNDKSFKASDYDYKTEGAFDDLLPQEFSEIYHEEQRKIKSNVNIEDYQDDIGESLFDERNYLRYPRTLRECFMRHRHYNWDILLATPDIKEISSFIRSVCEVAYAHSSKDAIPIPYYKRRPRILEHLPKTNGISVGKNDIVTFKKVPLDVFKLYKSTATGKSTKSGAGQSPITPSVIVGFAFVVAYLVYMVFFFFDDESIEVDEPLANSLPNAISQSPKASAAAVQVANASVRTAQKSDGEINPFSFRRASVSTVTAPNNFVALPFGATKMYINAVNTVYFNKHRVTRDYVFTAYINDEVLNVGSESLIAMGYKIFFSSDCLVELRSNNHSNYVYCEPTKPSEPFQEARGNSPIQLSLL; this is encoded by the coding sequence ATGGCTACTAAAGTTTTTCATGGTCCCCCAGGCTCTTACAAATCATCTACGGCCATGTGGTTTGAAATTGTTCCTGCTTTACGTATTGGTCGTGTAGTTGTTACTAATTTGCAGGGCATCAAAACGCTTGAAGAGATACAGCGCGAGTTAAAAGAGGTTTTTCCTAGTACGGCTAGATTGTTACGAATAAGTATTGGTAATGATACGGGTATGTTGTTGATGCGTAATTTCTTTCATTGGTTGCCGATTGGCGCGCTTATCTTTCTGGATGAAATACAAGATATTTACCCAAATGATAAGTCTTTTAAGGCTTCTGATTATGACTATAAGACTGAGGGCGCTTTTGATGATTTATTGCCTCAAGAGTTTTCGGAAATTTATCATGAAGAACAACGCAAAATTAAGTCCAATGTAAACATTGAAGATTATCAGGATGATATTGGTGAATCTCTTTTTGATGAGCGAAATTATTTACGATACCCAAGAACGCTGCGTGAATGCTTTATGCGTCATAGGCATTACAACTGGGATATCTTATTGGCCACGCCTGATATTAAGGAAATATCATCGTTTATCCGCTCTGTTTGTGAGGTTGCTTATGCTCACTCGTCAAAAGATGCGATCCCAATTCCCTACTACAAAAGACGTCCTAGAATTCTAGAACATTTACCCAAAACTAATGGAATTTCTGTTGGTAAAAACGATATTGTCACGTTCAAAAAGGTGCCGCTCGATGTTTTCAAACTTTATAAGTCCACAGCAACAGGAAAATCTACTAAGTCGGGCGCTGGTCAGTCGCCTATTACTCCTAGTGTTATTGTTGGCTTCGCCTTTGTGGTTGCCTATCTTGTGTATATGGTTTTCTTTTTCTTCGACGATGAAAGCATTGAAGTTGATGAACCGTTGGCGAATAGTTTACCTAATGCGATTTCACAAAGTCCGAAAGCTTCAGCGGCTGCTGTTCAAGTTGCTAATGCTTCCGTTCGTACTGCTCAAAAAAGTGATGGGGAGATTAATCCTTTTTCTTTTCGTCGTGCTAGTGTTTCGACTGTTACTGCGCCTAATAATTTTGTAGCGCTGCCGTTCGGTGCGACCAAGATGTATATCAATGCGGTTAATACGGTTTATTTTAATAAGCATCGTGTTACTCGTGATTATGTCTTCACTGCTTACATTAATGATGAAGTATTAAATGTTGGCTCTGAATCGTTAATAGCGATGGGTTATAAGATTTTCTTTAGCTCAGACTGTTTAGTTGAATTAAGGTCAAATAATCACAGTAACTATGTGTATTGTGAGCCAACTAAACCGAGTGAGCCTTTTCAAGAAGCGAGGGGCAATAGCCCTATTCAGTTGTCATTACTCTAA
- a CDS encoding replication initiation factor domain-containing protein — MKTKPTTIPCLVDALSLTWSPKELLNIKQMAKIGACIKSELIVKAKDAALNRELAKLENTKNKELLGTNAFNAHEYEAILSRYKESCSTITREYNNRRHKDLPLKSLALSDNEVSARYELRDMLKGELEVDTGIKYGDRLNNLLDNIGVDLLDVLCCGEVERFVCRLNNVFTQETFIWTVKNNPTGRFNYSYSATLYADGEQAGVICWGGKNLGCYVSFMGTGCNALDMKRLYEEIKNIPALKITRIDLAHDDYAGKHSIKRALSKAKKGLFNSGGRPACYMYVESGHLTEKMLKENFKDLKEISNESTKSTAKKTFGFIPSKGKTLYIGSRESGKLLRIYEKGKQLGDMKSKWVRWEVELHSSQRVIPLDAMVKPSEYLAATYPALNFLSVEQCKIKTLVKQATMTIEKIVENQVISTRKAINMMRVICGLSDSEIVEKFVKDIEEPDCRSSMPKRLKASVIEEWVLQQQAQTAAA, encoded by the coding sequence ATGAAAACTAAACCAACAACAATCCCTTGTTTAGTGGATGCCTTGTCACTGACTTGGTCACCCAAAGAATTATTAAACATTAAGCAGATGGCAAAGATTGGCGCGTGTATCAAAAGCGAATTAATCGTTAAGGCAAAAGATGCCGCTTTAAATCGTGAACTGGCAAAACTTGAGAACACAAAAAACAAAGAACTGTTAGGCACTAACGCCTTTAACGCCCATGAATACGAAGCTATTTTGAGCCGTTACAAAGAATCATGTAGCACCATCACACGTGAATATAACAATCGTCGACACAAAGACTTGCCGCTTAAATCACTTGCGCTTTCAGACAACGAAGTTTCTGCACGTTATGAATTACGTGACATGTTAAAAGGCGAATTAGAAGTCGATACCGGCATTAAATATGGTGACCGTTTAAACAACTTATTAGACAACATTGGTGTCGATTTACTCGATGTTCTTTGTTGCGGCGAAGTAGAACGCTTTGTTTGTCGTTTGAATAATGTGTTCACTCAGGAAACTTTTATTTGGACGGTTAAGAATAATCCGACAGGACGTTTTAATTATTCTTACTCAGCCACTCTGTACGCTGATGGTGAGCAAGCTGGTGTTATTTGTTGGGGTGGTAAAAACCTTGGTTGTTACGTGTCGTTCATGGGAACGGGTTGTAACGCTTTGGATATGAAACGCCTCTATGAAGAAATCAAAAATATTCCAGCGCTTAAAATTACCCGTATTGATTTAGCGCATGACGATTACGCAGGGAAGCACTCTATTAAGCGAGCATTGAGTAAAGCCAAGAAAGGCCTGTTTAACTCTGGCGGCCGCCCTGCTTGTTATATGTATGTTGAATCTGGGCATTTAACAGAAAAAATGCTGAAAGAGAACTTTAAAGACTTAAAAGAAATCAGTAACGAGTCCACTAAATCAACGGCTAAGAAAACCTTTGGCTTTATTCCAAGCAAGGGAAAAACGCTTTATATCGGTTCTCGTGAATCTGGCAAGCTGTTACGCATATATGAAAAAGGTAAACAGCTAGGTGATATGAAATCTAAGTGGGTACGTTGGGAAGTTGAATTGCATTCAAGCCAACGCGTTATACCACTTGATGCCATGGTAAAGCCGAGTGAATACCTTGCAGCCACTTACCCAGCACTCAATTTTTTAAGTGTTGAGCAATGCAAAATTAAAACCCTGGTTAAACAAGCCACCATGACCATCGAGAAAATTGTTGAAAACCAAGTTATCAGTACACGTAAAGCCATCAACATGATGCGCGTAATTTGTGGTTTATCTGATAGCGAAATCGTAGAGAAATTTGTAAAAGACATTGAAGAGCCCGACTGTCGTTCGTCAATGCCTAAACGGTTGAAAGCCTCTGTTATTGAAGAGTGGGTTTTACAACAACAAGCACAAACGGCAGCAGCTTAA
- a CDS encoding pyocin activator PrtN family protein, translating to MNTNFALLARFESPVIELKDVCQEFFGISVKTAKQKIKGQDFPVPTFSLSKSERSPVFIKVEDLASYIDKQYEIASKEWQQVHVA from the coding sequence ATGAATACAAATTTCGCACTACTAGCTCGTTTTGAATCACCTGTGATCGAACTGAAAGACGTTTGCCAAGAATTCTTTGGTATTAGCGTAAAAACGGCTAAGCAAAAAATTAAAGGCCAAGACTTTCCAGTACCAACATTTAGCTTAAGTAAGTCTGAACGCAGCCCTGTATTCATAAAGGTAGAAGATTTAGCGAGTTATATCGACAAACAATATGAAATTGCCTCGAAAGAATGGCAACAAGTACACGTAGCTTAA
- a CDS encoding helix-turn-helix domain-containing protein, producing the protein MDDFDKQLDDLFKTTKTSRISELSEALGVSPTTIRTWRGRNKIPASAFRKAELSIQNDSDVKTDTRISLSFYEISASAGGGALVEVEEQANLISFEPEWLNKEIGVNANDVFLMLVDGDSMYPTLKNGAMIMVNKHFNGLSDGIYVMRHEQNLLVKRLQMLPNGIIKVKSDNNLYEPWEINKENLDGTDIEIIGRVVWSGQRM; encoded by the coding sequence GTGGATGATTTTGATAAACAATTGGATGATTTATTTAAAACAACTAAAACGAGTAGAATTAGTGAGTTATCTGAAGCTTTAGGGGTTTCTCCAACCACAATAAGAACATGGAGAGGTCGAAATAAAATTCCTGCCAGTGCATTTAGAAAGGCAGAACTATCAATCCAAAACGATTCAGACGTAAAAACTGATACCCGTATTAGCCTTTCTTTTTACGAAATATCAGCTTCCGCAGGGGGAGGGGCATTAGTAGAAGTGGAAGAACAAGCTAACTTAATTAGCTTTGAGCCAGAGTGGCTAAATAAAGAAATTGGTGTAAACGCCAATGATGTCTTTTTGATGTTAGTCGATGGTGACAGTATGTACCCGACATTAAAGAACGGTGCCATGATAATGGTGAACAAACACTTTAATGGTTTAAGTGATGGTATTTACGTGATGCGACACGAACAAAACTTACTAGTGAAACGATTACAAATGTTGCCTAACGGAATTATTAAAGTGAAATCAGATAATAACCTGTATGAACCTTGGGAAATAAATAAAGAAAACCTAGACGGTACAGACATAGAAATTATTGGCCGCGTAGTTTGGTCAGGGCAAAGAATGTAG
- a CDS encoding IS110-like element ISCps1 family transposase, producing MNKVNTIGVDLAKNVIQVSVLSPLNKELTNKELPRTKFAEFLAKQPISLVAFEACSTAHHWARLARSYGHRVKILPAKVVSSFRQGHKTDKNDALAVAEAANRPNVKEAPLKELEQQGMQSIQRSRELLVQNKTCLSNHIRGLLMEFGVFIPKGFASLFKNIPDILEDGENDIPDMFRATLNLMYQRLLDLRDDVGLLDEQVKQLVKNNEACSNLTKMEGVGPISAILLFSTLGTGDAFKNGREFSAYIGLTPKQHSSGGKASLMGISKFVANKRLRSVLIQGARSYVHRMKSVTTKKDEWLVKLIERAGYGKAAVALANKNVRTAWALLTQGTEYRKELIA from the coding sequence ATGAACAAAGTTAATACTATTGGCGTAGATTTAGCCAAAAATGTTATTCAAGTTTCTGTTCTTTCGCCTTTAAATAAAGAACTAACAAACAAAGAGCTTCCTCGAACAAAGTTCGCCGAGTTCCTGGCTAAACAGCCTATAAGTCTTGTGGCGTTCGAAGCATGCTCAACAGCACATCATTGGGCGAGATTAGCGAGAAGTTATGGGCATCGGGTAAAAATCCTGCCCGCAAAGGTAGTATCATCGTTTCGCCAAGGTCACAAAACTGATAAAAACGATGCACTTGCTGTCGCTGAAGCCGCTAACAGACCTAATGTAAAAGAAGCACCATTGAAAGAACTTGAGCAGCAAGGTATGCAGTCAATCCAGCGTTCAAGAGAGCTACTGGTTCAAAATAAAACGTGTTTATCAAATCATATTCGTGGTTTATTAATGGAATTTGGCGTATTTATTCCTAAAGGTTTCGCTTCTCTTTTTAAAAATATACCTGACATTTTGGAAGACGGTGAAAATGATATACCAGATATGTTCAGAGCTACACTTAATCTAATGTATCAACGTTTACTTGACCTTCGTGATGATGTTGGATTGTTGGATGAACAAGTTAAACAATTAGTAAAAAACAATGAAGCATGCTCGAATCTCACTAAAATGGAAGGCGTTGGGCCAATTAGCGCCATCCTACTATTTTCGACATTAGGTACTGGCGACGCGTTTAAAAATGGTCGTGAGTTCTCAGCCTATATTGGTTTAACACCAAAGCAACACAGTAGTGGTGGTAAAGCGAGTTTAATGGGTATCAGTAAATTTGTTGCCAATAAGCGACTTCGCTCAGTATTAATACAAGGCGCTCGCTCATACGTTCATCGCATGAAATCCGTCACCACTAAAAAAGATGAGTGGTTAGTCAAATTAATTGAACGTGCGGGTTATGGTAAAGCAGCCGTTGCATTAGCTAATAAAAATGTTCGAACTGCGTGGGCATTACTAACTCAGGGAACAGAATATAGGAAAGAACTAATCGCTTAA
- a CDS encoding DVUA0089 family protein, which translates to MNMKMLKAALAGLVLSVSGFANAGLILEIGDTGDNLNTAQSLTGGTTQVSGSISTNNDVDLFSFYWGGGLLDLNVSQDNSALDTQIFLFDSLGFGLFHNDDAPFPNSIIQTALAAGEYFVGISSWSNDPLSVGGAIFPSDFSGQLTPTGPGGASSLSTWEYDGNSSGAYLLNISSTASQVPEPSTLAIFALGIMGLASRKFKKQS; encoded by the coding sequence ATGAATATGAAAATGTTAAAAGCGGCTTTGGCTGGTTTAGTTTTATCTGTGAGTGGTTTTGCTAATGCTGGGTTGATTCTTGAAATTGGCGATACAGGCGACAATTTAAACACAGCACAATCATTGACAGGAGGCACTACTCAAGTATCAGGTAGTATTAGTACAAATAACGATGTCGACTTGTTTAGCTTTTATTGGGGGGGCGGTTTACTTGATTTAAACGTTTCTCAAGATAATAGCGCTTTAGACACCCAAATATTTTTATTTGACAGTTTAGGCTTTGGTTTATTTCATAACGACGATGCACCTTTCCCTAACTCAATAATCCAAACAGCATTAGCCGCAGGTGAATATTTTGTTGGTATTTCATCATGGTCTAATGATCCACTGTCAGTTGGTGGCGCAATATTTCCAAGTGATTTTTCAGGTCAATTAACTCCAACAGGACCGGGAGGCGCTAGTTCTTTATCAACATGGGAGTACGATGGAAATAGCTCAGGGGCATATTTGTTAAATATATCATCAACAGCTTCACAAGTTCCAGAGCCTTCTACCCTTGCCATCTTTGCATTAGGTATTATGGGTTTAGCATCACGTAAATTTAAGAAACAATCTTAA
- a CDS encoding GNAT family N-acetyltransferase, with protein sequence MLIIKATKVHIPVIARLFDLYRQFYECKPDIALAEQFISERIEKGESTIFLVEKDGKTLGFVQMYPSFCSVDAVKIYILYDLYVDDSGRSLGVSASLMDKAKSYAKAEGASRIDLMTAFSNKAGQHLYEKLGYKKVSEDFHNYSLQVEQGL encoded by the coding sequence ATGTTAATCATTAAAGCTACTAAGGTGCACATCCCAGTAATTGCACGACTATTCGATTTGTATAGACAGTTCTATGAATGCAAACCTGATATTGCGTTGGCAGAGCAGTTCATCTCGGAACGTATTGAAAAAGGTGAATCGACAATATTTCTTGTTGAAAAGGATGGTAAAACCTTAGGTTTTGTTCAAATGTATCCTTCTTTTTGCTCTGTTGACGCGGTAAAAATTTATATTCTTTATGATTTGTATGTTGATGACAGCGGCCGTAGCTTAGGAGTAAGTGCTTCATTAATGGATAAAGCCAAAAGTTATGCTAAAGCAGAGGGTGCTTCTCGAATAGATTTAATGACTGCGTTTTCAAACAAAGCGGGTCAACATTTGTATGAGAAACTAGGTTATAAAAAAGTATCTGAAGACTTTCACAATTACTCGTTACAGGTAGAACAAGGCCTTTGA
- a CDS encoding PEP-CTERM sorting domain-containing protein: MKFKFLNIALACLFLCVTSTSNAGLIFDITEYTDSKMAFSVTGTLDQAYNSNRHDSLFYVGTDFSLSQMWNSSNMVFTGNSTVQGNSVTWDRANNGSTTGYALFGWANSLNTILAAGTVINFDVTAVGTFNSIDYAPSDFELYIGTNTIRHAHHKIADAVDSTNKVPEPSTLAIFALGMIGFASRRFKNNLNLFSFVVNYRKHQL, translated from the coding sequence ATGAAATTTAAATTTTTAAACATTGCCTTGGCATGTTTATTTTTATGCGTTACATCAACTTCGAATGCTGGATTAATATTCGATATAACTGAATATACGGATAGCAAGATGGCCTTTAGTGTCACTGGAACACTAGACCAAGCATATAATTCTAATCGACATGACTCATTATTTTACGTAGGAACGGATTTCAGTCTTAGCCAGATGTGGAACTCATCTAATATGGTATTTACCGGGAATTCTACCGTACAAGGAAATTCAGTAACTTGGGATAGAGCAAATAACGGCAGCACAACAGGGTACGCACTTTTTGGTTGGGCCAACTCATTAAATACCATATTGGCTGCAGGCACTGTAATTAATTTTGACGTTACGGCAGTTGGCACGTTCAACTCGATCGATTACGCTCCAAGTGATTTCGAGCTGTATATCGGAACTAACACTATCAGGCATGCCCACCACAAAATCGCAGATGCGGTTGATAGCACAAATAAGGTACCAGAACCATCAACACTTGCTATTTTTGCATTAGGAATGATTGGTTTCGCATCGCGTCGATTTAAAAACAATCTTAATTTATTTTCTTTCGTAGTAAATTATAGAAAACATCAATTGTAA
- the speB gene encoding agmatinase yields MTDNNFNQPLGGNQMPRFGGPGTMFRLPSSEISNELDIGIVGVPLDIGASNRSGTRFGPRSVRNESVLVRPYGMYTKAAPFDSFQIADIGDTPINTFNLADSIRIIEAHYDTIMASNIKPVTVGGDHTISLPILRALHKKHGMMALVHVDAHADINDSMFGEKECHGTIFRRAIEEGLVDPKKMIQIGQRATGYSAGDFQWAVDRGVRVVQAEECWLKSLVPLMEEVREVIGEDIPTYLTFDIDGIDPAFAPGTGTPEPAGLTSPQALEIIRGMWGTNLIGADLVEVSPPYDTSGNTSLLAANLIFEMLCSFPGCIRR; encoded by the coding sequence ATGACAGATAATAATTTCAATCAGCCATTAGGCGGTAATCAAATGCCACGTTTCGGTGGTCCAGGTACTATGTTTCGCTTACCAAGCAGTGAAATAAGCAATGAATTAGATATAGGTATTGTAGGTGTGCCACTGGATATTGGTGCTAGTAACCGAAGTGGTACACGCTTTGGCCCTCGTTCTGTTCGCAATGAATCAGTCTTAGTTCGTCCTTACGGTATGTATACCAAAGCTGCGCCATTTGATAGTTTCCAAATTGCAGACATTGGTGATACTCCAATAAATACATTCAATCTTGCTGACTCTATTCGAATTATTGAAGCGCATTACGATACCATTATGGCGAGTAATATTAAGCCAGTGACTGTTGGTGGCGATCACACTATCAGTTTGCCTATCTTGAGAGCCTTGCATAAAAAGCACGGCATGATGGCATTAGTTCATGTTGATGCCCATGCGGATATTAATGATTCTATGTTTGGTGAAAAAGAGTGCCACGGTACTATTTTCAGACGTGCTATTGAAGAAGGTTTAGTTGACCCGAAAAAAATGATTCAAATTGGTCAACGTGCAACCGGTTATAGTGCGGGTGATTTTCAATGGGCGGTGGACCGAGGCGTAAGAGTTGTACAGGCAGAAGAATGTTGGTTGAAATCGTTAGTGCCCTTAATGGAAGAGGTGCGTGAGGTTATTGGTGAAGATATACCGACTTATTTAACGTTTGATATTGATGGTATTGATCCAGCATTTGCGCCAGGAACTGGCACACCAGAGCCAGCAGGGTTAACCTCGCCACAAGCCTTAGAGATCATTCGTGGCATGTGGGGTACTAATCTTATTGGTGCTGACTTAGTTGAGGTATCACCACCATATGATACTTCAGGTAATACCTCCTTATTAGCAGCCAACCTCATTTTTGAAATGCTTTGTAGCTTTCCAGGTTGTATTCGTAGATAA
- a CDS encoding DUF3422 family protein — translation MELFTANESPEKLGIGKANILIQPNHKAYGQLNKHAYFSQSYADLHARPFPVSNVPLRVSQVCFLHQEGDSQAVELAHLHELCHRYSVNPPLANASCFYQKMGEYEIRWERHTEFSSYTFLIHDSGLKPFDCPPVALVPIDWLEGISGELIAAVHIDALSEGSVTLERDHLRQYFEGQRLMGSELHNGEAIILSALRLHEDNFNRILLVNTSLNECQSGRVLRALLEIEAYRNMTLLAFPLAQQVSIKVSKMESQLAMLLKKQKDIKSSNDEQKQLAELSAMAANIAEIIASSRYRFDAGSAYYEMVRSRLAELEEKDINELQTFSAFIDRRLSPAYRTVLAAKRRLDDLSSRVDRASDFLRTRIDMAIEAQNQALLTSMDKRAQMQFNLQQTVEGLSVIIMTYYVLALCKYLLDASSSLGYTFNREVALTLLMPIVLISVWMFSRRIKNAVQKIAP, via the coding sequence TTGGAACTTTTTACCGCGAATGAGAGTCCGGAAAAACTGGGGATAGGCAAAGCTAATATCTTGATTCAACCGAATCATAAAGCGTATGGCCAACTGAATAAACATGCCTATTTCAGTCAAAGTTATGCCGATTTACATGCTAGACCGTTTCCTGTTTCAAATGTACCACTTCGCGTTTCACAAGTTTGCTTTCTTCATCAAGAGGGTGATAGTCAAGCCGTTGAATTAGCTCACTTACATGAGTTATGTCATCGATATAGCGTCAATCCTCCTTTAGCCAATGCATCGTGTTTTTACCAAAAAATGGGTGAATACGAAATTAGGTGGGAGCGCCATACAGAATTTAGTAGTTACACCTTTTTAATACATGACAGCGGATTGAAACCTTTTGACTGCCCACCTGTAGCGCTAGTACCCATTGATTGGCTTGAGGGGATATCAGGTGAGTTAATTGCTGCCGTTCATATTGATGCGTTAAGTGAAGGAAGCGTGACCTTAGAAAGAGATCATTTACGTCAATATTTTGAGGGACAGCGGTTAATGGGCTCTGAATTACATAATGGCGAGGCTATTATACTCAGTGCGTTGCGGTTACATGAGGATAACTTTAACCGAATATTGTTGGTTAATACTAGTTTGAATGAATGTCAAAGTGGCCGCGTGCTTAGAGCACTATTAGAGATTGAAGCCTATCGAAATATGACCTTATTGGCTTTTCCGCTTGCACAACAAGTGAGTATCAAAGTCAGCAAAATGGAATCGCAATTGGCCATGTTGCTCAAGAAGCAAAAAGATATTAAGTCGTCGAATGATGAGCAGAAACAACTGGCTGAATTGTCAGCAATGGCCGCTAATATTGCTGAAATCATCGCTAGCTCACGTTATCGCTTTGATGCAGGCAGTGCTTACTATGAAATGGTAAGAAGTCGGTTGGCTGAATTAGAAGAAAAAGACATTAATGAATTACAGACTTTTAGTGCCTTTATCGACCGACGATTATCTCCGGCATATCGAACCGTACTTGCGGCAAAACGTAGGCTTGATGATTTATCGAGTCGAGTCGATCGCGCTAGTGACTTTTTACGCACCCGTATTGATATGGCGATTGAAGCACAAAATCAAGCCTTGCTGACATCAATGGATAAAAGGGCGCAGATGCAATTCAACTTACAACAAACAGTTGAAGGGCTTTCAGTAATTATTATGACCTATTACGTACTGGCACTGTGCAAGTATTTATTGGATGCCAGCAGTAGCCTTGGTTATACATTTAATAGGGAAGTAGCCTTGACGTTGTTGATGCCAATTGTACTTATTAGCGTCTGGATGTTTAGCCGCCGGATAAAAAATGCAGTACAAAAAATTGCACCCTGA